CTTCAGGTTAAGACTTTTTAAGAAGGGTTAAGAATTCGTCACCTATCACACATTTTGACGTATTCATCATAGCTGATCCGACCGTCGCCATCTACATCATATGTTTCGATCGCCTTGCAAACGTCTTCATCGGTATAATCGCCCCCATCTTTTGTCAACACATATCGAAGCTCTGACGCAGTTATAAAACCATTCTGGTCTATATCGCAAGAcctaaattctttttttatctCTTCCACTTTTAGTTTGTTCAACATAACTGTGGATATCTTTTCGACCATCACAGCTTCATCAGtcctgtcaaaaaaaaaaggaaaagcgAAATCTTcttaaataaattacataaaatccACCATTAAATCACCAGATTAAAAAGGAATATACGAGACAAGTAAAAGTAACAAACCAGTTACGAGAGTGTTCTCCAGCTATGGTTGCTACATACGTCAAAGCATCGACCCATATCTGCTTCTGTTCTTCTGTTTCACCTTCACAGGTTTTCTCGAATGCGATCCCAAAGCCTCCCTTCTGCTTCCTTACATCCGATGGATCAACGTCGTAAAAAATCGGCATCACAATCTGCCCCGAAGCTTCTTTGCACTTCAGGATTTCAACCAGTTCATCTAAACACCAGCTCGAAGAAGCGTAGTTCTGTGAGAGCAAAACAATAGAAGCTTCCGCTTCTCTGATGGCTAGTACGAGCTCAGATCCAATCGTGTGGCCTCTCTCGATTTTCTGGTCATTAAACACCGTGATTTCTTTTTTTGCAAAGACATTGTGCAAATGACTGAGGAATCCTCTACGAACATCTGGCCCGTGGAAGCTGGGGAAGATTTGGTGACTAACGtgagacgaggaagaagaagaagtcatgAGAGAGAGGTAGAGCAAAAAGAGAGTTTGAAGAAAGTATAAATGTGGTTTGAGGAAACAAGTCCGTTGTTCATATATAGAAGGAAAACGCTTAAAGAGAAGAGGAAAGTGTAGAGAAATTTGAGAGATCCTGCGCTGGAAACTAATGGCTTGTTTCCACGGCAACTTATAAAAGTTTGTTTCCTTATAGCCGCCTATTTTCAATTGGTCAAATCTGACGGAGAGAAAAATAGTGGAATAAGACGAACTAGAAATACTACAAAATGTTATAAATCACTaggatcggcccgccctacaaaattttaaatgttattataaaaattattttacatgagtttatattaacttataaaacatttaaaattattatgtattgaaaataatattataagcaaaaaataatgaaaataattctGAGATTATATTGTTattgttaataaatatttttgatttgaattaaAATGATAACAACTTTCATTATTCTCTAtcgttaaataataaaatattaacaaaaataattaagaaaatgtaataaagaaatattcatattatttctatttcaatttgacatagtaaaaatataaagtttaaacaaataatact
The window above is part of the Brassica napus cultivar Da-Ae chromosome C3, Da-Ae, whole genome shotgun sequence genome. Proteins encoded here:
- the LOC106389404 gene encoding reticulocalbin-2 isoform X2, which codes for MTSSSSSSHVSHQIFPSFHGPDVRRGFLSHLHNVFAKKEITVFNDQKIERGHTIGSELVLAIREAEASIVLLSQNYASSSWCLDELVEILKCKEASGQIVMPIFYDVDPSDVRKQKGGFGIAFEKTCEGETEEQKQIWVDALTYVATIAGEHSRNWTDEAVMVEKISTVMLNKLKVEEIKKEFRSCDIDQNGFITASELRYVLTKDGGDYTDEDVCKAIETYDVDGDGRISYDEYVKMCDSIEKQAAGVDKLVTSVTLPEEKMQEMKATFMLFDVGNNGFITAADFQLSAKNYGEKLTEEEAYNLLRNLDADGDGRVSFDEFVKRFMAIDDENDALAKKLVTDVTLSTEEMEEMIQFFKALDVDHNGFITAADFQQSINHNGKKVTDEVAYNVIRSMDVDGDCQEGGGKDCEDRKVCLEKTE
- the LOC106389404 gene encoding calmodulin-like protein 12 isoform X1 codes for the protein MTSSSSSSHVSHQIFPSFHGPDVRRGFLSHLHNVFAKKEITVFNDQKIERGHTIGSELVLAIREAEASIVLLSQNYASSSWCLDELVEILKCKEASGQIVMPIFYDVDPSDVRKQKGGFGIAFEKTCEGETEEQKQIWVDALTYVATIAGEHSRNWTDEAVMVEKISTVMLNKLKVEEIKKEFRSCDIDQNGFITASELRYVLTKDGGDYTDEDVCKAIETYDVDGDGRISYDEYVKMCDSIEKQAAGVDKLVTSVTLPEEKMQEMKATFMLFDVGNNGFITAADFQLSAKNYGEKLTEEEAYNLLRNLDADGDGRVSFDEFVKRFMAIDDENDALAKKLVTDVTLSTEEMEEMIQFFKALDVDHNGFITAADFQQSINHNGKKVTDEVAYNVIRSMDVDGDCQVSFDEFVKHWMKDKREEEKTAKIEKYVSKKLNKFAKFIAKALT